The following DNA comes from Cucumis sativus cultivar 9930 chromosome 7, Cucumber_9930_V3, whole genome shotgun sequence.
ATTCTATCAATGaacatttctttaaaagaaaaggaaccCTTCAGAAGGCTTTTGCGAATCTACCTGGTTTGGATTGTCTGATTTTTAGTACTATTCTTGGATTTTGATTGGTTAGAACTTCCTACATTATATTTATCTTGTTTactaataatttataagtttaaacATTGATCTGTAACATATGtgattttaacttatttttccCTATAAATAATTGACGAGCAGGTTGAACTTCCACCATGGGCGGATATTGTCAAAACTGCAAGATTCAAGGAACTTGCTCCATATGATGCAGATTGGTACTACGTGAGAGCTGGTTAGtttaccttttttcttctttgatttccATGtattcatataaaataaataaaacaaacataattttattgcTGTCATTTCGGATGTTCCGATTGTTTTATTCTTACAATCGCCATTTCAAACTTATTCAGCATCCATGGCAAGGAAGATCTACTTGAGAGGAGGTCTTGGTGTTGGAGCATTCAAGCGGATTTATGGTGGAAGCAAGAGGAACGGAAGTCGCCCTCCACACTTCTGTGAAAGCAGTGGAGCCATTGCCCGCCACATTCTACAACAATTGCAGGAGATGAACATTGTTGATGTGGACCCAAAGGGGTGAGTACAAAGCTTCTTAAgttttatcttattttctcaaattatgCCTGATTTTTCATTCGAATTTTGCTTGTGTTCAATTCTGgttttcaattcatttattCCAACAACAATGTCAAGTCAGTTGATTTGTTCTTCTGTCTGGATGTTTTGCAGTGGAAGGAGAATTACTTCAAGTGGCCGACGAGATCTGGATCAAGTTGCTGGCCGTATTGTTGTTGCCCCTTGATTGATCAATTACCTCTATTGTTAAATTAGAGACTTATGTTTTGCTGATGAGAAACAATTTCTTATGCgtcattaaaattttggatttagcTGTTGAAAGATTTTCCAGATGAATATGCTTACTCTTGTTTTTTCACGGGTTTTGAATGGTCTAAAGTTCATTTACTCTcccttttgttttatattttctttttctggatTTTCTTGGAAGAAACctgttttcacttttttat
Coding sequences within:
- the LOC101223214 gene encoding 40S ribosomal protein S19-3, with the translated sequence MATARTVKDVSPHEFVKAYAAHLKRSGKVELPPWADIVKTARFKELAPYDADWYYVRAASMARKIYLRGGLGVGAFKRIYGGSKRNGSRPPHFCESSGAIARHILQQLQEMNIVDVDPKGGRRITSSGRRDLDQVAGRIVVAP